Below is a window of Oceaniferula flava DNA.
CTCGCCGCCAAGCTCTCCGGCGATCTCCGCCGGTGGGTGGACTTGGATCGACAGATCATCGCGTGCGTCGAGGATTTTGATGAGCAGGGGGAAGTGCGGTTCCGCTTCAAATCCGACGCCGAAGATTTCCTCTCGCTTTTCCTGCCACAGCTGGCCGAGGGTGCTGCCGGACAGGGGGCCGTGATCCACCACCGACTGCTCACCTGGGCGGTCGGTCATTTCCCAAGATTCACCGAATGGGGTGTTCGGCTTGGGAAGGGAGCGATCGTAAACTGTCTCCAGTTCACGTCCGCCCCAGACACGTTCCATGTAGAGCGGGGAGAATGTGATCGGCTGCATGCAAAAACCCATAGGTGGTGGTTAGAGAACTGCGATGATTTTTTGAGAAAAAAATTCGCTTCCGATGTGGGATCGACTAGGGGTAGGGCATGAGCAATGGCGCGAGTAGCGAGGCATGGATTGTGGCGGAGAACCTTCACCGGGGATACTCGGTGGGGAAGAAACGCGTGGAGGTGCTGCATGGTATCAATCTGGAAATCCGTCGAGGTGAGAAAGTCTTTCTCTGTGGCCCCAGTGGTGCCGGGAAGACCACACTGATGTATATTCTCGCCGGTCTGGAGCGCCCCGAGCAAGGGCGGGTGCTGGTGGATGGGGTGGACCTCTATGCCCAAACGCGCCGGAAGCAGGCGAAGCTGCGGAATCAATGCATGTCCTATATCTTCCAGAACTATTACCTCATGCCCGAGCTGACCGCTTTGGAAAATGTCATGGTGCCGGCGATGATCGGCGGCAAGGATCTGGCTGAGAAGGCGAAGGCTTCGCTGGAGCGCGTCGGCTTGAGCAATCGTATCGATCACCTCCCGGCCGAACTCAGCGGCGGCGAGCAGCAGCGGGTCGCCATTGCGCGTTCGCTGGTGAACTCCCCCCAGATTATTTTTGCGGATGAACCGACGGGAAACCTCGACTCTCGCAACGGCTCCCAAGTGATGGAGATGCTGATCAACCTCACCAAGGAAGATAACGTCACCCTGGTGGTGGTCACTCACGATGAAAGCCTCGCGCTTCACGGCGACCGCAAGATGATCGTGAAAGATGGTGTCATAGCCTGAAAAAAGGCATATGCAATAGGGCCGATCCGTGCTTTAACAGCGCCAACAATTTTCTGACCCATCATGAGCGACTCACAAAAAATCTGGCTCGACGGAGAACTCGTCGACGAAGCCGATGCAAAAATTTCCATCTTCGATCACGGCCTGCTTTACGGTGACGGCATCTTCGAAGGGATTCGCGCTTACAATGGCCGTGTGTTCCGGCTGAAAGAGCATGTCGAGCGTTTGTTCCTCTCGGCCAAGGCTATCTTGTTAGATATGCCGTGGACAGAGAGCGAAGTGTGCGACATCGTCTGTGAAACTGTCCGTGCCAATGGTCTTAGCGATGGTTACATCCGCCTCGTGGTCACCCGTGGTAGCGGGGGGCTGGGCCTGAACCCCTACCTCTGTCCGAAGCCCTCGATGTTCTGCATCGCCGCTTCCATTCAGCTCTATCCGAAGGAGCATTACGAAAATGGCCTGGAGCTCATCACCTGTTCCACCCGCCGTCCTACCCACGCCACCCTCAGCCCTCAGGTAAAGTCGCTGAACTACCTGAACAACGTCATGGCGAAGGTGGAGTGCATCCAAGCCGGCGTGATGGAAGGTCTGATGCTGAATGAGCACGGCACCGTGGCCGAGTGCACTGGCGATACGGTTTTCATCGTGAAAGACGGAGTCGTCTACACACCACCGATCAGTGATGGCGCGCTCGATGGCATCACTCGCGCGGTGATCTTTGAACTTTGTGAGCGACTGGACATCAAGATTGTGGAGAAAACCATGACTCGCTACGATGTCTACACCTCCGACGAATGTTTCCTAACGGGCACAGCCGCCGAAGTGATTCCTGTGGTGAAAATGGACAGCCGCGCGATCGGTGACGGCACTCCCGGTGAGGTCTTTAAGAAGCTGCTCGACGGCTTCCGTCATGAGACCACCACCACCGGCGTCGACATTGCCTAATCGCTTTCGGCAAAAATCTGATACCGCTCGAGAAAATCGGCGAGGTCGTCAGGATTGGTATAACATTTTTCCACATCGTGTTTCAGCAGCTCGGCATGACGCTTGAGCTCGCTGGCGAACACGGGGGAAATGGCACGTTCCTTGAGTCTGGCCAAGGTGTCCATGAGGGTGATGCTGACCGATTCCACGTTGCAGGAGTTTTGCCGAATCTGATTGAAGGAGGCATCGAGAAATCCTGAGTAGGTGTAAGTCTGCGTGGCAATCCGGAGCAGTCCTTCGTCATCGTGCAGCACGCCGCCGGGGATGCCCTTTTCGTCCAGCTCCGCCATCGCGGAGCCGAGCACCTTGATGCAGTTTTTGGCAGTGAAGGGGTCGTTGATCCCGGGGGACAGCGCCCTGACGGCTACTTCCACCAGTTGGTCGATGGCAAACTCGGCGTCCTGGTCGTCGGTTCTCTCCGGGCCCAGCAGCAGTGCCTCCTCGACATCATCCTGAACGTCATCCCAGCCACCGTCTTGCGTCCAGAGCAGTGCCACCTCTTCGCCGGGCAAGATGTGGTCGCCCGGTTTGAAGTGAATGCGTAGCAGGGCGCGGTGTTCCATGGCACGTGCTAACAAGGGTTCGATGTTGATGGCCTGCACGAAACCGGAGCGCTTGGTTTTGACCGAGATCGGCTCGTTCAAGTCCTGGGGCAATGTTCCGGCTTTCACTGAGGCGTGTTTTTCTTCGGACAGCGCCGATAGGGGGAACAAGACCTCCAAGGTCTTAAACAGGCGGCGGGAGACATCGTTGATCACTTCCGAGGCCTGGAGGAAATTGGTGACGTGATGAATGAAGGCAATCAGCAGGGCAAAGCTCAGCACCCCGAAGACACCTCCGGCGGTGACCGAGAGCTGGGGCACCCAGCCGTGGTCGCCATCGCGCACCGTGGCGGTGACCATCAGGCAGTAAATAAAGGTGCCGATGTAGCCACCTAACACCCACTTCGTCTGCGGTTGGCGGATGAAGTTTTGCATCAGTCGGGGGCCGTATTGGTTCGATGCGGACGACAGTACCACCATGGTGATGGAGAACACCACGCCGGCCACCGTGATCGAGGAGCCGGCCACGGTGGTTAGGATGGCGCGCGCGCCTGAGGCATCGGTGAGTTCCCATTCCAGGGTGCCATATAGCGCCATATCGATCTTCTGCGCGGCATACGCAGCCAGCATCGCGCAGATCGAGACCAAGCCGGGAATAAACCAGAAGCTCATCTGCATCCGATTGAGAAAACGCGAGATCTTAACTTTCACTGGATAACCTTGGGGGCGATTGCGGGTATTGTAAAAATAAATCGGGGAGGAATCGTTCTCAGCCGGTGAGGATTTTCAGCCCCATGACCAAACTATCGATCTTTCGACCTTGCTTTTCAGGGCATCGCCCTGAGAGAATAGCAGCATGCCTGTTCAAGGATCGATTGATAAATACCGCGTAGACTCCAAGGAGAAGTTCAAGCTCAGTGATTATGAGACGAATGATAAATCGCTCTTTCAACATGGGGGCAAAGAGGAGCATGATCCGTATTTGAATCAGCTCCGTGACGAGCTGAAGCAGCTGCAAAACCAGCTCTACGCCGAGAGCAAACATCGCGTGCTGGTGGTCATTCAGGCCATGGACACCGGTGGCAAAGACGGCACCGTGAAGAGTGTGTTTTCCAAAGTCGATCCCCAGGGAATCCACATCGAACCCTTTAAGAAACCCAGCGAGGAGGAACTGGCGCACGATTTCCTCTGGCGCATTCATGAGAAAGTCCCGCGCAATGGACAGATCGTGGTATTCAATCGCAGTCACTACGAAGACATCATTGCGGTGCGCGTGAAAAATATCTACCCCAAGGAAGTTTGGAAACCGCGCTACCGCCACATCGTGGAGTTCGAGCGCATGCTGGCTGAAGAAGGCACGACCATCGTGAAGCTCTTCCTGCACATCTCCAAGGACGAGCAGAAAGAACGCCTGCAAGCGCGTCTCGATAATCCGGCGAAACATTGGAAATTCAACCCGGACGATCTCAAGGACCGTGCGCGTTGGGACGACTTCATGGAGGTCTATGAGGACCTGATTGAGAAAACCAGCACCGAGTATGCACCCTGGCACATCATCCCTGCCGATCGCAAATGGTATCGTAACCTCGTGGTCGCGCGTATCATGGTGGACACTCTCAAGGGGCTGGACATGAAGTTTCCGACCTCCGATTGGATCGCCGAGGACATCACTATCGATTAACTCATGGCGGCGCACGCAGCAGAGTTTACCTTATCGACCCGGGGTAAGGGGACCTATGAAATCACCGATCAGGTGATGAATGTCGTGGCTGAGGCCGGTGTCGGCACGGGCACGGCGACCATTTTTGTCCAGCATACCAGCGCCAGCTTGGTGATCATGGAGAATGCGGATCCGAGCGCGCGCACGGATTTGGAGGCCTTTTTTGATCACCTCGTGCCGGAAGACACACCGTATTTCATCCACACCTACGAAGGGCCGGATGACATGCCCTCACACATCCGCATGGCTCTCACCCGCAGTAGTGAGGTGATCCCAGTGATTCATGGTAGGATGACTCTGGGCACCTGGCAGGGGATCTTTCTCTTCGAACACCGCCACGCCCCGCACACCCGGCGGATTAGCATCGTGGTGCAAGGCGACTGAGGGCCGACTGCTTTCATGGTGGCATGCGCACCAAGGTCGAACTAGGGGTAATGCTCTGCAACTTTCTGGACTCGGAGAGTGTGGAGCCGTGTTGATTTTGTTGGAATCTAACAAAAAACATCTTTTAGGAAAAGGACGGCCGAACTTTATAGTGATTATGAGTTAGTTTTTCAAGTGTCTGGAAGAGAATTTCTTAGCGCGGTAGTTAGAAAGATTCTTGGACAAAAAAGAGGTCTGCGACATAGTAATATCATGTCACATCTAACCCTCGTTTCAAACAGACTACCGATAAGGATCAATGAAGAAGGAGAAGTGGAGCGCACCACCGGTGGGCTGGCATCCGCCCTTGCTGGCGCGGGCATTCCCGGGTCATTTACCTGGATTGGCTGGGGCGGGGTAAATGAGGAGGACATTGAGGACAGGGAGGATTATGAGAAGAAATTAAAGGCGGTGGGGGTCAAGCCGGTGATCCTCGAGACCGATGAGTTTGATGCCTACTACGAAGGGTATTCGAACTCCACGCTCTGGCCGATGTTGCATTACATGAAGGACCGCGCGCGCTTTGATCCGGAATGGATGGAAGGATACCGCGGGGTGAACCAGAAATTTGCCGAAGTGGTCGCCAAGGAGGCCGACCAGGACGGAGAGGTCTGGATCCACGATTATCATTTGATGTTAGTGCCGAAGATGCTGCGGAAACTGAGACCGGATTTGAAGATTGGTTTTTTCCTTCACACCCCGTGGCCATCGAGCGAAATCATCCGTGCTCTGCCGGAGCGTAACGAAATTTTGGAGGGGCTGTTAGGGTGTGACGTGATTGGATTTCATACCTACAACTACCTGCGCCACTTCCGCTCCTGCCTGCTGCGGATCCTCGGGATTGAAGGGGAGTCGGAGGGGCTCTGGCACGGCGATCGGATGGTGCGGATGGGCGTGTATCCCATCGGCCACAACAGCATTGGTTTTCAGGAGGCAATGCAAAGCGACACCTATCGCGAAGCCCTGGCTTTGCACAAAAAACGTCTCGATGGCGGCAAGCTCATCCTCAGCGTGGAGCGCCTCGATTACACCAAGGGGGTGCCGGAAAAGCTCGATGCCATCCGTGAGTTCCTGAAGAAAAACCCGGAGCAACGCAGTCAGGTGAACTTTGTGATCATCGCTGTGCCGTCGCGTGTCGGGGTGGAGGAATACAACTTGTTAGCCGAAACCGTGCAACGCGAAGTGGGCGCCATCAATGGCGACTACGGTGAGGTGGGGCACTCGCCGGTGCAGTTCTTGCACCGCGGATTCCCCATGGAGGAACTGGCGGCCTTTTACGCCCTGGCGGAAGTTTGCATGGTGACGCCCATTATCGATGGAATGAATCTGGTGGCGAAGGAGTATATCGATTGCAAAAGGAAGAAATACGATGCCCGCGCCGGTGTGCTGATCCTGAGTGAGTTTGCCGGAGCGGCCCAAGAGATGTCGCACTCCTTGCTAATCAACCCACACGATACCCAAGGGGTGGTGAAAGCGATGGAGCAGGCGCTGGCGATGTCTGAGGACGAGATGTGGTCGCGTGTGCGCGCCATGCAAGATCGCTTGGCCCGCAACGATGCCGGCGCCTGGGCGAGACACTTCCTCGGCGATCTCGATGCCAGTGGCACGCCGGAGCACGATCCAGCGGCGCACGAAACTTTGGCGGAAGTGGAGGCAAACCTGACCAAGCACCTCGCCGCCGGTCGTAAGGTGGCCCTTTTCCTCGATTACGATGGCACTTTGCGCGACTTTGTGGATCGCCCCGAAGATGCGGTGCCGGATGCCAGTTTGTTGAATTTGTTAGAACGTCTGGCAGCGCATGACTCATTGAATCTCGCGGTGATCAGTGGTCGACCCAAGGAGTTTTTGGAAAGCCACATCGGTCACCTTCCCATCGATCTGGTGGCTGAGCACGGTTACTACTGGAAACGCCTGGAGGTGGGGGAGTGGGAGCTGATGAACCCGCACGTGGACAACTCTTGGATGGAAACCGTTCGGCCAGTGTTAGAGTGGGCGGTGACCTTGACTCCCGGCTCTGAAATCGAGGTGAAGACTTCATCGATCGTGTGGCACTACCGTCAGGCCGACCCGGAATTCGGTCTTTGGCGCGCCAAGGGGCTGTTGGACGAGCTCACTGCCATCACCGCGAGCCTTCCGGTGTCGGTGCATCACGGGCAGAAAATCGTCGAGGTCGCGTCGCAAATGGTGAACAAGGGCGTGGCAGCGGACTCCCTGATGAGGGACTGGATGCCGGACATTGCCTTTGCCGCGGGGGACGACCAGACCGATGAAACCATGTTCGCCATCACCCCGGTCTGTGAGGACCATTTCCACACGGTCAAAATAGGAACTGGCTCAACACGTGCTGAACATCGCACCAGCATCAAAGGCCTCCGCCGCTTTCTCGAATCCCTAGCAGACACCCTTTCACAACAGTCATGACCCACGCAAACTCTGATAACTACAACTACGGTATCATCGGCAATGGACGCACCTGCGCTCTGATCGATACGGACGCCACCATTGTTTACTGCTGCATGCCGGATTTTGATTCCGGAACGATCTTCGCCTCCATCCTCGACCCGGACATCGGGGGCGAGATGGGGATTTCCATGATCGGCGGTGAACCGGTAAGTCAGGAATACGAACGCAATACCGGCATCTTGGTCACCCGCTTCAAGGGCGATGATGGCGAGTTTGAGGTGATCGATTTCATGCCTCGCTACTCGTGGGACGGTCGGGCCGGAACGAACCATGATGTCTCCAGCGATGTCATCCGCGTGATCAATCCCCTCAGTGGCTCACCGCGGATGAAGGTGAATTATAACCCGAGACTGGAGTATGGTCGTTTCGATACCGAATCCCACCCGTTTGGTGATAGCAGGATCAAGAGCACCACTTCCGGTCAACGGAAAGACGGTCACGCGGTCTATGAGTCATGCTATTTATACACGGATCTCGATTGTGATACCATTATCGCCGGTGGCGAGCATAGCCTCGATCAGCAGGTTTATCTGCTGGTGAGTTATAACGATAAGGTGATGCCTCCCGATGCCGATCTGGTGGAGCTTATGCTTCAGCGCACGCGTTCCTACTGGTTGCTGTGGGCAGCGCGCACGCACCGCTGCGAACGTTACAGTGCGGAGATTTTACGATCAGCTATCACGCTGAAAATGCTGCAGTTCTCGCCCACTGGCGCCGTGCTGGCAGCCGGCACCACCTCGCTGCCGGAAACCATCGGTGAGGAACGGAACTGGGACTACCGCTTCTGTTGGATCCGTGATGGATCGATGACCGTTTCGGTGTTGCGCCACCTCGGCCACCCGCTGATGGCCGAGCGCTTCATCGATTGGGTGATGAAAACCGTGCCCACCAAGGATGATGCGCTGCAGATCATGTATGGAATCCGGGGTGAGAAAAAACTCACCGAAGAGGAGCTGGACCACATGTCCGGCTACCACGGTTCTGGTCCTGTGAGGGTGGGGAATGCCGCCTATCACCAGATGCAGCACGATATTTACGGCATCCTCATGGACGTCATCCACCAGGATCTGGAAGCGAGGAAACGGACACCGGAGACGCTCGATCGGATCTGGACCCGCGTTCGCTCGATCGTGAAAACCGTCAGCGAATACTGGCAGGAACCGGATCGTGGTATCTGGGAAATTCGGGGGGAAGCCAGACACTTCGTCTTTTCCAAAGTGCTCTGCTGGGTGGCGGTCGATCGTGCGATCAAAGTGGCCCGGATGTTAGATAAAGACACCTGGGCTGACAATCACGAGGCGCTGCTCGCCGCGATCAAGGATGACATCATGGAAAAAGGATGGAATGAGAAGAAGCAGGCATTCACCCAGGCCTATGGCTCGGAGGATTTGGATTCGTCGAACCTGCTGATGGCTGAGTATGGCTTCATCGATTACAAGCATCCCAAGTTTGTTTCCACCGTAGAAAAGAGCGATGAAGACCTCTGCCGCGGCGGACTGATGTATCGCTATCGGAACCAGGATGATTTCGGTGAGCCGTCGAGCGCTTTCACCGTTTGTTCCTTCTGGATGGTCAAGGCCTTGGCGAAAATCGGCAAGCGCAAGGAGGCGCGGAAACGCTTTGAAACCTTGCTCAGCTATGCCAATCCCAAGGGACTCTACGGCGAGGATCTCGATTTCGAGAGCAAACGTCACCTCGGAAACTTCCCCCAAGCCTATTCCCACCTCGCGCTCATCGACTGCGCACTCGAGCTGGCCGAGGACTGTGGTGATTACCTCATCGAAGCCTAAGAGTATAATCTAGCAGGAGGTGTCAGCCCTCTGCTAGGTATGGACGTGGTGCTTGTGTGTCTGATTGTTTTTAGACATTCAGGCACATATGGGTATCTTCGGCTCGATCTCTCTTTGAGGACCGTGTAGAGTCGCCTCACCGCCCCTTGAGATGAAAATACGAGTGAAAGTCACCCCGAATGCACGAGCCAATGAAGTCATGGGCTGGCAGGAAATGGATTTGGTCGGCCCCGTGCTGCTGGTGCGCATCAAAGCTCCACCGGTCGATGGCAAAGCCAACAAGGCATTGACCCAATTCCTCGCCAAACACCTGGGTGTTAGTAAATCCCAAGTGCGCTTGGAAAAAGGAGACAGCTCAAGAATCAAAGTGCTCTCAGTGCCAGACGGTGTGGAGGTTTGAGTTTGTCAGTTTTCAGTGGTCATGTGGTCACGTAGTGTTCAGCCCTAGGGGCCGGCCCGCCTCAACCCAGACCCGGAGGGTCGACAGAAACTAGCGCGGGGTGAAACCCCGGGGGGGATAAACAGCCGCCACAAGCACCCAAGTCCCGGAGGGACGACAGAAGGGCAACTGCGCCTAACACCCTCCTCTCGGTTCCACGCAAATAGGCCGATGGAACCCTGCATGTTATTCCGCAGGAATGCCAAACAGGCTGATCGCCAAAGCCAACACCGCCATCAAAGCGAAGAAAATCGCACTGGGTTTCCGTTTCAAAGACATGGCCGCATAGGCTGCAATCCCCGACTGCAGCGCGTAATAGATCGCGAAGGCTCGCGAGGCGAAACTGATGATCTCAAACACATTCGAGGTCCACGTGAGAAGCAGACCAATTCCCACCAACAGGCCGTAACCCATCCTGGGCGATATCCGCCCCCCTGAGATCTCACTCAGCAATCCACCCGAGCCACTGGTGTCTGCGATGGCGGCACTGAACTGGGCTGCAAGAGCCGCTGCGACGAGGAGGACAGGCAGGATAGGGGCCACCACCAGCATTAAGTCGATGATGGCGGTTTCGTCTAACTCAAGTTCACCTGGAACGATGGCATAAGTCAGCAGGCCAATGTAAACGAGGTAAATCACGGTCGCGATGATTTGCGCCCACCACATCGATCGGATACGCGTCTTTGCATCATAGGTATGACCAATATAGCGAGAAGTCTCGAATCCCTGCACCGTCACAATCAGCCCTGCCAGTAGCATCAGTGCATTGGTTCCACTTTCCTTGGCTTGGTCGAAGACCAAGGCCCCGGCATGGGCCTGGTCACCAAAATAGACAGCGAGGCCGACAATGAGGCCGGCGATGACGGCCAGTTTCACTCCCACAGAAATCTGTTCCATGCGCTCGAGCGCGGAAAACCCCCGTGTGCAACCAACGCTCAGAATCAGGAGAAACACTCCAGTGGTCATTAGGCGCGCGTGGAAGGGGTCGTCCACGCTAGTGAGGCTGACGGCAAACGAACCAAATAAATTGAGGTAATACGCAACCGAGATGAAGAAGGCGAACGCCAGACTCACTGAAGCAAAAAGCTCCATCCGATGGATCACCGGACCTCGCTGGGCTCGGGTATCGATGTCTTGGATATTGAAGCGAATCGCGCTGCCAAAGCCCCACGCCACACCACAGAGCAGCAGCATGGCCAAAGGTGCCCAGCCGCCAAAGCTGACATCCAGAATGGGGCCTAACACCAAGAATCCGCTGCCGATAATGGAGGCCAAGGGGGTAATGGTCGCTCGCCACAGCGGTGAGTTGGCCACGCGCGGCCAGATGAGCAACGCACTGACAAGAATGACGGCGGTAAGTATGAAAATGTTTAGCACCTCGGAAAATAGGAAAGTTCAACAGCCAGCAGAAGCCACTGCGTTACGAGCTAGCGATAAAGCTCCAGCACCCGACCGACAAGGCGCAAATCCAACGCTCTAGCAGCGGGGGAGAGGCTGTTAGCCGTATTCAGTGTTCAGGAGTCAGGAGTGTGGAGTCAGGAGTCAGGAGTCAGGAGTGTGGTTTTCTGCCCCTGGGGCCCGGCCCGCCCTCAACCCAGACCCGGAGGGTCGACAGAAACTAACGCGGGGTGAAACCCCGGGGGGGAAATAGGCACCACACGCCCCCCAGTCCCAGAGGGACGACAGAAGGCCGCCTCTCCGAGCATCTCACCAACACCACCAACCCATCCCAACCGGAATCCCTCGATCGTAAAAAACAGGCCGCCTCATTCCGCTATCTCTTCGGCCCCTCGGACTTGGAGAAAATTACGGTTCGGTTCCGCATTGAGTTTTTCAGGGATGGCCAACTCCAATTCAGCCCCTTCGAGATGCATAAAAGTCGCCGCCCGCCAGCGTGTCTCATCTCTCGTGTAGGCGAAAGCATCTGTAATGGGGCTCTGGTCGATAGCGATGCGCAAGTTCTTACTGCCGACATTCCAGTTCGCCTTGAAGTAATCGTATCCCTCCTTGCGCCCTTTGTAGTAGACCGATCCCAAGGTGTCTCGGTTGGTGGTTGCCACGACTTCCTCAAATTCTGCCCTGGAATAAATTGTGCTACATCCTCCGGCTAGAAATGAGAGACCTATCGCCGTCGCTCCGACGACGGCAGCACCACCGAGGGCGAGAAATAATTTCAACATTGATTTCATAGCGAGGGATTAGGGTGTGAATGAGCTCACTGGATCCTTGGTTTGATTTCTCTCTTGGCAATTTTCTGCAAAATAACCTCCGTGCTTGATGCTAACAGAACAAAGCCAGCCAGCACATACACGACATGGTTTGAGGACTTGCTTACATAAATCAATGCCAAGACCATCGCTGTGAGGCTGAGTATGGCGGCAGTTAATACCAAAGGTTTCGAGCCCTTTGTTTCGTTGAGGATTTTTAAATGACCAAGGTGGGTGACCGTATGGATCAACAAGATAGAAATGGAGCCAATTGAGGCGATCTCTGACAAGTCAAACAGCAGTGATAAGACAATGATCAGAATCCCGCTGATGATTAAGCCTTCCCGGCTATGTGCGATGGGCTTGCCAAACTGCGCCGGAAGCTCTCCTTCTTTGGCCAGCTGATAAGTCACATTGG
It encodes the following:
- a CDS encoding ABC transporter ATP-binding protein, which produces MSNGASSEAWIVAENLHRGYSVGKKRVEVLHGINLEIRRGEKVFLCGPSGAGKTTLMYILAGLERPEQGRVLVDGVDLYAQTRRKQAKLRNQCMSYIFQNYYLMPELTALENVMVPAMIGGKDLAEKAKASLERVGLSNRIDHLPAELSGGEQQRVAIARSLVNSPQIIFADEPTGNLDSRNGSQVMEMLINLTKEDNVTLVVVTHDESLALHGDRKMIVKDGVIA
- the ilvE gene encoding branched-chain-amino-acid transaminase, with the protein product MSDSQKIWLDGELVDEADAKISIFDHGLLYGDGIFEGIRAYNGRVFRLKEHVERLFLSAKAILLDMPWTESEVCDIVCETVRANGLSDGYIRLVVTRGSGGLGLNPYLCPKPSMFCIAASIQLYPKEHYENGLELITCSTRRPTHATLSPQVKSLNYLNNVMAKVECIQAGVMEGLMLNEHGTVAECTGDTVFIVKDGVVYTPPISDGALDGITRAVIFELCERLDIKIVEKTMTRYDVYTSDECFLTGTAAEVIPVVKMDSRAIGDGTPGEVFKKLLDGFRHETTTTGVDIA
- a CDS encoding DUF2254 domain-containing protein, producing MKVKISRFLNRMQMSFWFIPGLVSICAMLAAYAAQKIDMALYGTLEWELTDASGARAILTTVAGSSITVAGVVFSITMVVLSSASNQYGPRLMQNFIRQPQTKWVLGGYIGTFIYCLMVTATVRDGDHGWVPQLSVTAGGVFGVLSFALLIAFIHHVTNFLQASEVINDVSRRLFKTLEVLFPLSALSEEKHASVKAGTLPQDLNEPISVKTKRSGFVQAINIEPLLARAMEHRALLRIHFKPGDHILPGEEVALLWTQDGGWDDVQDDVEEALLLGPERTDDQDAEFAIDQLVEVAVRALSPGINDPFTAKNCIKVLGSAMAELDEKGIPGGVLHDDEGLLRIATQTYTYSGFLDASFNQIRQNSCNVESVSITLMDTLARLKERAISPVFASELKRHAELLKHDVEKCYTNPDDLADFLERYQIFAESD
- a CDS encoding polyphosphate kinase 2 family protein — encoded protein: MPVQGSIDKYRVDSKEKFKLSDYETNDKSLFQHGGKEEHDPYLNQLRDELKQLQNQLYAESKHRVLVVIQAMDTGGKDGTVKSVFSKVDPQGIHIEPFKKPSEEELAHDFLWRIHEKVPRNGQIVVFNRSHYEDIIAVRVKNIYPKEVWKPRYRHIVEFERMLAEEGTTIVKLFLHISKDEQKERLQARLDNPAKHWKFNPDDLKDRARWDDFMEVYEDLIEKTSTEYAPWHIIPADRKWYRNLVVARIMVDTLKGLDMKFPTSDWIAEDITID
- a CDS encoding secondary thiamine-phosphate synthase enzyme YjbQ, producing MAAHAAEFTLSTRGKGTYEITDQVMNVVAEAGVGTGTATIFVQHTSASLVIMENADPSARTDLEAFFDHLVPEDTPYFIHTYEGPDDMPSHIRMALTRSSEVIPVIHGRMTLGTWQGIFLFEHRHAPHTRRISIVVQGD
- a CDS encoding bifunctional alpha,alpha-trehalose-phosphate synthase (UDP-forming)/trehalose-phosphatase codes for the protein MSHLTLVSNRLPIRINEEGEVERTTGGLASALAGAGIPGSFTWIGWGGVNEEDIEDREDYEKKLKAVGVKPVILETDEFDAYYEGYSNSTLWPMLHYMKDRARFDPEWMEGYRGVNQKFAEVVAKEADQDGEVWIHDYHLMLVPKMLRKLRPDLKIGFFLHTPWPSSEIIRALPERNEILEGLLGCDVIGFHTYNYLRHFRSCLLRILGIEGESEGLWHGDRMVRMGVYPIGHNSIGFQEAMQSDTYREALALHKKRLDGGKLILSVERLDYTKGVPEKLDAIREFLKKNPEQRSQVNFVIIAVPSRVGVEEYNLLAETVQREVGAINGDYGEVGHSPVQFLHRGFPMEELAAFYALAEVCMVTPIIDGMNLVAKEYIDCKRKKYDARAGVLILSEFAGAAQEMSHSLLINPHDTQGVVKAMEQALAMSEDEMWSRVRAMQDRLARNDAGAWARHFLGDLDASGTPEHDPAAHETLAEVEANLTKHLAAGRKVALFLDYDGTLRDFVDRPEDAVPDASLLNLLERLAAHDSLNLAVISGRPKEFLESHIGHLPIDLVAEHGYYWKRLEVGEWELMNPHVDNSWMETVRPVLEWAVTLTPGSEIEVKTSSIVWHYRQADPEFGLWRAKGLLDELTAITASLPVSVHHGQKIVEVASQMVNKGVAADSLMRDWMPDIAFAAGDDQTDETMFAITPVCEDHFHTVKIGTGSTRAEHRTSIKGLRRFLESLADTLSQQS
- a CDS encoding glycoside hydrolase family 15 protein — its product is MTHANSDNYNYGIIGNGRTCALIDTDATIVYCCMPDFDSGTIFASILDPDIGGEMGISMIGGEPVSQEYERNTGILVTRFKGDDGEFEVIDFMPRYSWDGRAGTNHDVSSDVIRVINPLSGSPRMKVNYNPRLEYGRFDTESHPFGDSRIKSTTSGQRKDGHAVYESCYLYTDLDCDTIIAGGEHSLDQQVYLLVSYNDKVMPPDADLVELMLQRTRSYWLLWAARTHRCERYSAEILRSAITLKMLQFSPTGAVLAAGTTSLPETIGEERNWDYRFCWIRDGSMTVSVLRHLGHPLMAERFIDWVMKTVPTKDDALQIMYGIRGEKKLTEEELDHMSGYHGSGPVRVGNAAYHQMQHDIYGILMDVIHQDLEARKRTPETLDRIWTRVRSIVKTVSEYWQEPDRGIWEIRGEARHFVFSKVLCWVAVDRAIKVARMLDKDTWADNHEALLAAIKDDIMEKGWNEKKQAFTQAYGSEDLDSSNLLMAEYGFIDYKHPKFVSTVEKSDEDLCRGGLMYRYRNQDDFGEPSSAFTVCSFWMVKALAKIGKRKEARKRFETLLSYANPKGLYGEDLDFESKRHLGNFPQAYSHLALIDCALELAEDCGDYLIEA
- a CDS encoding DUF167 domain-containing protein, with protein sequence MKIRVKVTPNARANEVMGWQEMDLVGPVLLVRIKAPPVDGKANKALTQFLAKHLGVSKSQVRLEKGDSSRIKVLSVPDGVEV